A genomic segment from Sciurus carolinensis chromosome 1, mSciCar1.2, whole genome shotgun sequence encodes:
- the Tex46 gene encoding testis-expressed protein 46: MLGELIFVFRSLLTLLASSGTMGAVVAWLISYKPVLFGFLFLLLLLSNWMVKYELKPTPSEPCKEAITPKTPECKPINNVTMKAKEVERLHACFALQDKILERLLFSELKLKVLENQMFIVWNKMNHHKRSSRYRTFPTKKHKTRRHESVFSILSDCTSNSPT, translated from the exons ATGTTGGGGGAACTGATATTTGTTTTCCGGAGTCTCCTTACCCTCCTTGCTTCCTCGGGCACCATGGGAGCCGTGGTGGCTTGGCTGATAAGCTATAAGCCAGTTTTGTTTGGGTTCCTATTCCTTCTGCTGTTGCTTAGCAACTGGATGGTCAAGTATGAACTCAAGCCCACCCCCTCAGAGCCCTGTAAG GAGGCAATAACACCCAAGACTCCTGAATGCAAACCCATCAACAACGTGACCATGAAAGCTAAGGAAGTGGAGAGGCTGCACGCCTGCTTTGCGCTCCAGGACAAGATCCTCGAACGGCTTTTGTTCAGCGAACTAAAGTTGAAGGTCTTGGAAAATCAGATGTTCATCGTATGGAATAAAATGAATCACCATAAGCGGTCAAGCAGATATCGGACTTTCCCCACGAAGAAACACAAAACGAGGAGGCACGAGTCAGTTTTCTCCATCCTCTCTGATTGTACTTCCAATTCCCCCACCTAA